The following DNA comes from Mycolicibacterium lutetiense.
GGTGACCCAGACGCCGATCCTCGACCAGTTGAGCTCGGCCTACGGAAAGCAGTTCTTCGCCCAGTTCACCACCCCGCTGGGCCGGAAATCCGAGCCTGCCGAACAGGCCGCGGTGCTGGCATTCCTGGGCAGCCCGGCAGCCAGTTACATCACCGGTCAGGTGATCTGGGCCGATGGCGGCATTCTCGGTGAACGGGAGTCGGCTTTGGTCGATGCTGTAGACGACTCTGAGCAGAGGAGCTGAGTTGGCCGGGACGATGAGCGACTTCCGCAAAGTCGCCGACGAAGTGCGCAATTGGGGCCGTTGGGGTTCCGATGACGAGCTGGGCACGCTCAATCTGATCACCGCCGACAAGGTCGCCGAGGGGGCGTCGCTGGTCAAGCAGGGCAAGGTGTTCGCGCTCGGCGGTGACTTTTCCTCCGCCGGACCGCAGGGGGCGTTCCAGTTCCGCCAGAACCCGACCCATGTGATGACCGTGGACGGCGGTGATGCCAACACCTTGGCGCAGTACGGCCCGCAGTGGCTGCGCAATTCGGTGGCCCATGAGGTCAGCGGGTTCTTCGTCGACAACCCGTTCCGCTTCAACGACGACATGATCGTCATGCCGCTGCAGGCCGCCACGCAGTGGGATGCGCTGTCGCACGTCTACTACGAGGACAAGCTCTACAACGGATTCCCGGCCGATTCGGTCACCAGCTTCGGTGCCTTCCACTGTGGCATCGACAAGGTCGACGGCAAGGGCATCACGTCACGCGGGGTACTGCTGGACGTGGTGCGGCATCGCGGTGCTGAGCAGTTCCTCGAACCGGGAAATCCGATCACCCCGGCCGAGCTCGACGATACGGCCAGGGCTCAGGGCGTATCCATCACGCCCGGTGACATCGTGGTGGTGCATACCGGTTGGTGGACAAGGTTTCTGGCCACCGGTGACGGAGCTGAACCCGGATCCGGTCTGGACTGGCACTGCGCCTCGTGGCTGCACGACCAACAGGTGGCCGCCGTCGCCGCCGACAATCTGATGGTCGAGGACCCCGATCCGGCCAACGGTGTGGAGGGCACCTTCCTCCCCATGCACATGCTGTGCCTGCGGGACATGGGCCTGATGCTCGGTGAGTACTGGGATCTGGGTGCGTTGGCCGCGGACTGCGCGGCCGACGGGGTGTACGAGTTTCAGCTCATCGCCCCACCGTTGCGGGTCACCGGCGCCGTCGGTTCGCCGGTGAATCCCATTGCGATCAAATGAGGAACCATGACGTCAACTGAGAAGGTGCCCTTCGTGGTCGGGCTCGGCGGCACCCTGCGTGCCGACTCCTCGACCGAGCGGGCGGTGCGCTACTGCCTGGAATCCGTGGAGCGGCAAGGAGGTCGGACGCGGATGTTCGCCGGGCC
Coding sequences within:
- a CDS encoding cyclase family protein → MSDFRKVADEVRNWGRWGSDDELGTLNLITADKVAEGASLVKQGKVFALGGDFSSAGPQGAFQFRQNPTHVMTVDGGDANTLAQYGPQWLRNSVAHEVSGFFVDNPFRFNDDMIVMPLQAATQWDALSHVYYEDKLYNGFPADSVTSFGAFHCGIDKVDGKGITSRGVLLDVVRHRGAEQFLEPGNPITPAELDDTARAQGVSITPGDIVVVHTGWWTRFLATGDGAEPGSGLDWHCASWLHDQQVAAVAADNLMVEDPDPANGVEGTFLPMHMLCLRDMGLMLGEYWDLGALAADCAADGVYEFQLIAPPLRVTGAVGSPVNPIAIK